gcaaatacagcagcgtcattcactcgaccgtgaaatgacctcactctcaaccaacacgcgcacgagacggttgtagcttgccaatttgtcatcggacctaaccttacttacaataaaccttttcaaccttctccaagtttttctttaccagcatgcgctgcaaaaactattgatgttagaataaaataatgtatgacaactttgtagaacacatcattttctacaaaaaatgtcgcgacagcatatatctatctatctatctatactatagtaaaagagtagaaatcgagtgtctgtactttgaccaaatttaactaaaatcaagttagggcgattagaaatgagcaatagaatacaaaaatatttttttttattttcttgcctgtctgtctgtctgtctgtctgtctatctgtccgtctgtctgtctgtctgtctgtccttctgtctgtatgttcgcgctattctctggttctgttGACGCGGATTTAGCTTAATCTATTTTATCACAATAGActatagattaagcaaagttcaggacaacatataggctttgtttcattaaaattggacagatagaaaaaaagttatcttgaaaaaaccggatagctcaaattgattcgcaggcgttatttggagaaacgagttttcaactaaaactgtgtaatatcgatattgaggcacatattctatacttaactgaccaatttgtttatttggttgaacgcgcgaaactaatctcaggaactacttaaaagttcaggttcaaactgaataatcctttttgtgtttaaatagtcacattgtctactttttatcgtataacgataagcaagatttattactataaaaagagcacgaatagctattaaatacttatctatactctatacttataataaaactgtaacaggtcaaattacagaactttttgattaatttaaaaaaaaaatatatcatagggcattatacaatcgatactgaattcaaaaacattttttttctattatttatctgtctatctgtccctattttttgttgaccaggcatcacactgaaactactgaatgaattcaaatgaaacttagcacggtttgagaacataacacggagcaggttatagaatactttttatagcgaaaataaaatcagaagggagtgaaataggggttgaaagtttgtacgaaaagtcTTCCtttttcctggtcaatttacgcaagcacaaaaaacgcgctttaaactttattatagaccggcattcggccgggaatttgtgatagggcctttgaccgtgactacggcaggGCATTTTACCAAAGCACAACaatcggaacgcgcggccttcggccgggatttatgatacagccttcgatcgtgactacggctgggtattttacccaagcaaaaaaaagcgcggccttcggccgggggtttgtaatatggcctctgatcgtggctacggctgggcattttaccgatgcacaaaaaacagaacgtgcggccttcggccgcgcactttattggagcccggccttcagccgggagCTTATGATAGAGCCtgcgaccgtgactacggccgggcattttacccaagcacaaaaaatggaacgcgcggcctacggccgcgcactgtatttaagcccggccttcggccgggagtttatgatacagcctttgaccgtgactacggctgggtattttacccaaacaaaaaaaagcgcggccttcggccgggggtttgtaatatggcctctgatcgaggctacggctgggcattttaccgatgcacaaaaaacagaacgcgcggccttcggccgcgcactttattggagCACGGCCtccggccgggagtttgtgatacagcctttgaccgtaactacggctgggcattttacccaagcacaaaaaacggatcgcgcggccttcggccgggagtttatgatacagccttcgaccatgactacggctgggtattttacccaagcaaaaaaaaagcgcggccttcggccgggggtttgtaatatggcctctgatcgtggctacggctgggcattttaccgatgcacaaaaaacagaacgcgcggccttcagccgcgcactttattggagcccggccttcggccgggagtttgtgatacagccttcgaccgtgactacagCTGGGcgttttacccaagcacaaaaaacggaacgcgcggctgaatccgggggtttgtgacagggtcttcgaccgtggcaacggctgggcattttacgcagacacaattaattgcacgccggccgtcggccgggggttggatagggcctcctacgatggctacgactgggcattttacccaagcacaaaaaacgcgcactttattgcacaccggccttcggccgggggttgtggttttgtaatttttatatataaaacatacgaaaatataaatagaaggggcgacggggtcgaaaatgtatgtaatgtatcgattttcacgcggacgaagtcgcgggcgtctgctagtttatgaTATTTTGTTGGAGGACATTAAGTATCGATACTGAAAccaaaaatgttgtttttcttgtttttttctgtctgtctgtctatattttatgctaaatttcaactttgtacaaacccttttttaaaataatgttagaaATGCCATAAATGGTGtacgattatattattattggtgTACATATATTAATAGAGGTAAATTTGTAATgtgaattatcattattaactaaCTACCTAATTAGTAGGTAGTATATAAAGCTACCGACTTAGTAAATTTTCGAGGCGACAAGGTGTTATTATAAATTGCATGTGCTTTTACCAAGATCAAGCGTCTTTCATTGAAATCGTTTATGATgtaaaatttcttgaaatggCGCCAAAAGAATAAGCGCGCAATCCTCCAAAAATAACTCGCGGGCAGGTTAGTTTCACGCTAACTCCGTAGCATATTGCTAATACCGGTCTTCAcattttttgtgtaattcttGTTATTATGAGTGCTACCGCAGCCTCCTTGCCGTGTCCTATTTGTTTACATACTGGTGTTTTTAATACTGCGCAATCGCTGAAAGATAGATTGATTTTTGTATCGACCAATAATATTCTGTGTCCGATATGTCAAGAAGAAGTTTCGGGGTTGGACAAGCTGACTATACATTTGTTCAGCCACATTCAAATTGCACCACTACAACAACGTACTCAACAACAACGTGATGAAAAATGTTGTACAAGCAGTGTACCTCAGCAAATGGAAAAACCGCCGTCGGAGCCGCAAAAGGCCAAAGTTGTggtatctaaaaataaaacatcatcGCCTACGCCTAATACACAAATGAAGTTTGTCAAAATATATCCAAAATTGCCTGTTATAGCATTAAACACGATGCCGATTATAGATATAACGCCCAAAGCAGAAGGTAGCGTTCAAAGCAACAACTCTCTTTATATACCCGCTGTAAAAACTGAAACACCCATACTGCCGAGTACCAATAAATGTGATATTTGTGGACTCCAGTTTGTCGATGCTAACATATTAAGAATGCACAAGTGTTTGATACATAATATTGAAGACAATTCTCATCACACTATCACTCGATACGATTGTCATCTTTGCTCAAAAAATTTCAAGATGCGAGGCTCTTTGATGGTCCATTTACGAGTAGCGCATTACGGGTTCGCATCGAATAACAACTCTGAAACGAACATTGACACTGAAAATAAAGATACAAATGGGAATCACTTATCAGATGTTAAGCCTGCCGATCTAGACCGGCGTGATGGTAAACAATGGCAATGCGACGTCTGTAGAAAATGTTTTACAACAAAGTATTTCCTCAAGAAACATAAACGGCTTCATAcaggttaaaattattaatgttagtGTATAGGATAATCTAAtcttacacattatttttgaattaattgaaattaataatatcagcACTCTATATTTCTACTTACCTAATTGACTTAACatcaaattatatatattagatgtCTTAAACCGATAAATtgtcataaaattaatataaacaacgCTGTTCTCATACCATACAAATTCAAATTATCTGCTTAAATGAGACATGATTTacaatcaattaaaaatttataatcaaACATAGTCATTTATATCTAGATAATATAAGGTATAATTTCTGTAATAAGTTCGAGTAGATTCATGGTACTGAGACTGGAAGAAACAGAATTTGTTTGAACTTCGTTTCTAGTAAATAAAATGAGTAGATAAAAATAagaactttatattttaagttcaaGCTAATTAACTAAATCAACAAAATTCAGTCAGTGGTTTTATGTCATCTAGcccataaaattaattaaataacctACCTAGTCAAAATAACGCTTTATAATGGCCATTTTGAATACATAACATGTACTCTCATTGTACTAACTTATTTCCATTTCACCATACACCTACGAAggcttttaattaacaaaatactatttaaagTTAGTTAGTACtagttaataacaaataaagtgCTAaagctaaaatttattttgtgctATAGTTACATCGAAGTTGGTTTGACTTTGGATGTAATAGTAAAATGAAAACACACCACTGTTTTGAAAACTGAAGGTTTCTGCACATCTAAAACACTGTTACGTTAATTAAAGTGGTACCGGAAAATGCATGTGGCATAAAACcagtttaccaacaaattacAAACCGTGGCTTAACACTcctttagtttatcacaaatgcGTCTGTCAAACACCAGACAGGTGTAAACCTTACAATTACAACCAAAGCCACATCTTCCGAAAATAGATCTGTCTGTACTTGTATTCCAGGAGAAACTCCATATGCGTGCACTCAATGTAACAAGACGTTTACATTCCAACAGTCTTATCATAAGCACCTGCTATATCACAACGATGAAAAGCCACATACTTGTAGTTTTTGTGGCAGAGCCTTTAAAGAACTGTCAACTCTTCACAACCACCAACGGATACACACTGGAGAGAAACCCTTCGCTTGTGAAACTTGTGGTAAGTTGATaattaagtatgtacctaccgaaaaagaaaaactataaatatactgtAGGACGGTGGTGTAACTATAGGGTGGTAGGAGTTAGGACTGAAAAAATCAAAACTCGTACCCTGGATCTTATAATCACaacaaactaaaaacaaatggaTCGCAAACTTAACGAATTACAATTAAAGCATTCCCTGTATATTATCATtgcaatttcattattaatgtaCCTAGGTACCCGTTGACATGTTTCCAATAAACTACCAGACTGAAACTAAGGTtgttttctattctttacatgttagcccttgaataatctcacctgaaggtaagtgatggtgcaatataatatggaagccggctaacttaataggagtaggatgaaaagccacacccctatcggtttctacacgacatcgtagtgGAAATTGtacatatgtacgagtatactgtgctggaacgctaaatcgcttggcggtacgtctttgcctgtagggtaactagccacggccgaaaccccaccagctagacctggactaattcagaaaacctcaatcagcccagctggagatcgaacccaggacctccgtgttgtaaacCTACTGCGCAtattactgcgccacggaggccgtcgtatATACATAGGTATTGCTGTATGATATTTATACCCGTTAGCTACGCTACCGCGTCGCTGGTCCAGTAGTTAACCTATTTGGATCTTTAGTTCACGAGTCGGTATTTCTTCC
This Bicyclus anynana unplaced genomic scaffold, ilBicAnyn1.1 scaffold_112, whole genome shotgun sequence DNA region includes the following protein-coding sequences:
- the LOC112058413 gene encoding zinc finger protein 189 produces the protein MSATAASLPCPICLHTGVFNTAQSLKDRLIFVSTNNILCPICQEEVSGLDKLTIHLFSHIQIAPLQQRTQQQRDEKCCTSSVPQQMEKPPSEPQKAKVVVSKNKTSSPTPNTQMKFVKIYPKLPVIALNTMPIIDITPKAEGSVQSNNSLYIPAVKTETPILPSTNKCDICGLQFVDANILRMHKCLIHNIEDNSHHTITRYDCHLCSKNFKMRGSLMVHLRVAHYGFASNNNSETNIDTENKDTNGNHLSDVKPADLDRRDGKQWQCDVCRKCFTTKYFLKKHKRLHTGETPYACTQCNKTFTFQQSYHKHLLYHNDEKPHTCSFCGRAFKELSTLHNHQRIHTGEKPFACETCGKCFRQRVSYLVHRRIHTGAMPYKCTACNKSFRYKVSQRTHKCQVQPPGTVVRRMGDFVEKLKKKKETNDNMNPNSNVTESHDDKFENAKYPEISEVNAELVRTGAQLSLEDMESENFTILSEAFGESNATCSNYSAALPTNAPHDEKTIDIISNIDELIDSIPGNEKSIPSPSDILKKLCLSNEEDFFNANQNNSDMAYDMNKDLNDYL